TATTCAATAGACCGCTGCCACGGCCTTCGTCTTTTTTGATCCCCAGATGGGGATGCTATGCCACAACTTGATTCTATTACCAAGTACACTCTGAAAGAGAGGCGTTAATAAGGTGAAAATAGGCGAAATTTTGCGCATTTCACCTTGAGCTGGATCAAACTCCAAACGCTATATGCTGTGTGTGAACGGTGACCTAATCGCAACGTGGCGAAAAAAAGGCGTGGTTTCTTTAGGAAAGTGAATGGACTCTCCGCCAGCGGTGAAATGTATGCTGACGCAATTGTTCAGTTGAGTTTGAGGTATGCTGCTATGACCCGATCGCCCACCCGTCGTTTGACGCTTAAAATGATGGCCGCCGGTGCGGCCAGCTTCGTGCTGCCAAATTTTGGGGCAGGGCAGGCAAATGCGGCGGTCACAGCGCTCAAGCAATCGATAGCAGAGGCGGCAGCGCGTGACGAAGCACTGAGCGCGTTCTATCGCGAACGGAACTATAAGCCTGTCTTCGTGGGCAATGGGGACGGTCGCCGGCGTGGCGCTTTGCTGAAGGCGTTGGCTTCTTCTGGCGATCATGGGTTGCCAACGAAAGCCTACGATGCTGACGGCTTGAAGGCCGCAATGAAGGCAGCAAGAACGCCAAGCGATCAGGGCCGTGTCGAAGTGCAGGCCGCGCAACGCTTTCTGGATTATGCCGACCACATGCGCTCTGGCGTTCTGAACCCGCGAAGCGTTGACAGCTCGTTGGTCATGGACGTCCCGCGCTACGACCGCGCCTCTACAATTGACGCGTTCTCTAAATCGAACCCTGCAGCATTTCTGAAGAAAATGGCCCCGCGGAAAGCGGAATATGTCCGCCTTCAGAAAGAGAAAATGAACCTTGAAAAGCTTTTGGGTAAAGGCGGTTGGGGCGAAAAGATTCAAGCAAAATCCCTGAAGCCCGGCCAGTCGGGCGGGGCTGTAGTGCAATTGCGTAATCGCATGATCCGCATGGGGTATATGCGTAAATCAGCATCGCAAACCTATGATGCCGCGATCCAATCTGCTGTGCAGCAGTTTCAGGTCAACCATGGCTTGGCGCCAGATGGTGTGGCCGGAGCGTCGACCATCGCGCAAATTAACACGGATGTTCAGGAACGGCTACAGCAGGTGCTGGTCGCAATGGAGCGCCAGCGCTGGAACTCCCGCCCAACCGAAAAAAAGCACGTCTGGGTCAATATCCCAGACTTCCACGTCGACATCATGAACAATGGCAAATCCACTTTCCGTTCGCGGGTCGTGGTCGGCAAGAACACCAGCGACCGCCGCACGCCGGAATTTTCCGACACGATGGAATTTATGGTCATTAACCCGAGCTGGTATGTTCCGCGCTCGATCGTGACCAAAGAGTATTTGCCGCTGCTCAAACGGAACAAGGGTGCTGCCGGTCAGTTGCAGATCATTGGGTCGAACGGTAGGCCGGTAAACCGCGCGAACATCAACTTCGCCCAGTACAATGAGCGGAATTTCCCGTATTCGATGAAGCAGCCTCCGTCCAAGGGGAACGCTTTGGGCTTGGTGAAGTTCATGTTCCCGAACAAGTACAATATCTACTTGCATGATACGCCGTCGAAATCGCTGTTCGGCCGTGAATCGCGCGCCTTTAGCCATGGTTGCGTCAGAGTGCACAAGCCGTTTGATTTCGCCTATGCGCTTCTGGCAAACCAGGAAAAGGATCCCGAAGGGTTCTTCCAAGGCGTATTGCGCACCAAGCAGGAGCGCCGCGTTGACCTGCGAGAGCCGCTGCCCGTCCATATCGTCTATTATACGGCATGGGTGGATGCGAAGGGCCGCGCACACTATCGCGATGACGTTTATAACCGCGACGCGCGGATTTTTGCGGGCCTCAGCCGTGCCGGGGTTTCACTACGCTCGGTTGCAAGCTAAACCTCTTCGAACAGGTTCAGCAGGCACGTTGCGGGCGAACCGCAGCGTGCCTTTTCTTTTGCGGAGCATACCATGACGGACTTCACCCTGACCCAGATTGCGACCGCACTTGGGGCGACTCTCGAAGGTGACGGTGATTTGCGCGTGACCGGCGCGTCAGAGCCTTCAACAGCAAAGCCGGATCAACTGGCACTGGCGATGGACCCCAAATACGGCGACGGGCTTTCCGAAGGCCGCGCGCGAGCTGCGATCTTGTGGCAAGGCGCCGACTGGAAGTCGCTCGGGTTGAAAGCGGCTATCTTCGTGCCGCGCCCGCGTTATGCGATGTCCGGTCTGACGACCCTCATGGACCCTGGTCCCGATATTGAGCTTGGGATTCACCCGACGGCGATTGTTCACCCTACTGCAAGCATCGGTGAAGGATGCGCCATTGGTCCATTCGTGGTAGTCGGCCGTGATGTGAAGATCGGGACGTGCGCACGGATTGCATCCCATGTCTCCATCGCTGAAGGATCAGCTTTGGGTGACAATGCATTGATTTTACAAGGTGTTCGCATCGGGGCGCGAGTTCAGATCGGCGATAATTTCATCGCACAGCCGGGGTGTGTCATCGGCTCGGACGGGTTTTCCTTTGTGACCCCAGAGAAAAGCGGCGTCGAAAATGTGCGCCAGTCCCTCGGTGATCAGGGCGAAGCGGCACAGCAAAGCTGGACACGCATCCACTCGCTGGGCGGCGTTCGCATTGGCAATGATGTCGAGATCGGTGCCAACAGCGCGATCGACCGCGGCACCATTCGCGATACCTCCATCGGCAACGGAACAAAGCTCGATAACCTCGTTCATATTGGACACAACGTCCAAATCGGGGACGATTGTCTGCTCTGTGGTCAAGTCGGCGTTGCGGGCTCGTCTCGCATCGGCAATCGCGTCGTGATGGCGGGGCAATGCGGTGTGAACGACAACATCTTTGTCGGTGACGATGTGATCGCGGGCGGGGCCTCTAAGATCTTCACCAATGCGCCTGCAGGTCGCGTGTTGCTTGGCTATCCGGCAGTGAAAATGGAGTCCCATATCGAGATGCAAAAATCCCTTCGCCGTCTGCCACGATTCATGAAGTCTTTGAAACAAGACAAATAGATTGTAGCAATAGGCGGCCCGAATGCTTAAATCTCCGGCAACGCGATAAAGACTGGGGTAGTCGTATGGCCGAAAGCGTCAAAGATCAGGTGATCGCCATCATTGCAGAGCAAGCCGTGCTGGAAGTGGACGACGTCAAGCTGGACTCCACGCTAGAGGACTTGGGCATCGACAGCCTTGGACTGGTCGAAAGCATCTTCGCAATTGAAGAGGCGTTTGATATTTCCGTTCCCTTTAACGCGAATGATCCGACGTCGAGTGAGTTCGATATTTCAAGCGTGGCCTCCATCATCGGAGCCGTCGAAGGCCTTGTGTCGGAGCAGAAGGGCTAGTCGGATATGCTTAGGGTCGTGATCACTGGACAGGGGACAATTAACGCCCTTGGATTTGACGTGGCGCAGACTCTTGACGCCTTCAAAGCGGGGCGTTGCGGGATCGAAGAGCTGGACATTCGCGATATCGACCGCCTGTCGATCCGGATCGGCGGACAGGTGAAAAACTATGACCCGAACGCCGAATTCAATCGCCAGCAGATAGCGCTCTATGACCGCTACACACAGTTTTCGCTTTTGGCCGCGCGCGAAGCCTTGGCCCAGTCGGGACTAGTTTTTACGGGTCAACTAGCAGCTGAAGCCGGGGTGGTCTTGGGCACGGCTGGTGGTGGAATGAACACTCAAGACGAGAATTATCGTGCAGTGTATGAGGAGGGCAAGAACAGGGTTCATCCCTTTGTTGTCCCAAAGCTCATGAACAACGCGGCGGCGGCCCATTTGTCGATGGAATACAATCTCAAAGGTCCTTCATTTACCGTCGCAACTGCCTGCGCCTCTTCAAATCACGCGATGGGGTTGGCGTTTCAATTCGTGCGCTCCGGTATGACCAAGGCCATGGTGACGGGCGGCTCTGAATCCATGCTGTGCTTTGGCGGTGTCAAAGCATGGGAGGGGCTGCGCGTGATGTCAAAGGACGCATGCCGCCCGTTCTCGGCCAATCGCAACGGCATGGTGCAGGGCGAGGGCGCTGCAATCTTCGTCTTCGAGGAATACGAGCACGCCAAAGCCCGTGGTGCAGACATTTTGGCCGAAGTGGTCGGCTTCGCGATGTCATCAGACGCCGTGGACATTGTTATGCCGTCCAAGCAGGGCGCTGCGCGCGCGATTTCAGGGGCTTTGAAGGACGCCAAGCTTTCGCCGTCCGATGTGGCCTATATCAACGCACATGGCACGGGCACGGCGGCCAACGACAAAACTGAATGCGCGGCGGTCGCTGATGTGTTTGGCGCACATGCTGACAAGCTGATGATGTCTTCGACCAAATCCATGCACGGTCATGTCATCGGCGGAACCGGGGCAATTGAATTGCTAGCGTGCATTATGGCCCTGCGAGAGGGCGTTGTTGCACCGACGATCAACTATGACGAGCCGGATCCCGAATGCGAGCTTGATGTCGTTCCAAATGAAGCGCGCGACGCCAAGGTTGACGTCGCGGTGTCCAATGCGTTCGCATTTGGCGGAATGAACGCTGTATTGGCTCTTAGGAAAGCTAACTAAGCGTTCGCGTCGCGTGGCTGCCACGTTCGCGGTAAGGCGTGGTGTCGTAGTGCGCACGATAGCATTTTGAGAAATGCGACGGTGATGCGAACCCACAGGCCAGCGCCACGTTGATGACGCTCATGTCTGTTTGCATCAGCAAGTTGCGGGCCTTCTGTAAACGGATTTCCATGTAGTAGCGCTTGGGGGATCGATTCAGATAGCGCCGGAACAGTCTCTCCAATTGACGCGTCGACATTCCGACCTCTTTTGCCAACAGCGACGGGCTGATAGGGTCCTCGACATTGACTTCCATCATCTGAATGACACGGCTTAGTTTCGGATGCCGGACACCGATACGCGTCGGGATCGACAGGCGCTGTTGGTCTTGGTCGGTCCGAATGGAAGAGTAAATCTGCTGATCGGCCACCATGTTGGCCACATCTTCACCCAAATCTGACGCAATAATCTTGAGCATCAAGTCAATCGATGATGTGCCTCCCGCCGTTGTCATCCGGTTTCCGTCCACGACAAACACCGACTTGGTCAGTTCGACATCCTCGAATTCCTCGATGAAACTGTCTTGGTTTTCCCAGTGGATAGTCGCGCGCTTGCCATCCAAAAGTCCGGCCCGTGCTAGAACGTAGGACGCAGTGCACAGCGCCCCGATAACCACCCCGCGACGCGCCTCGCGTCGAAGCCAATTCAAAAGGCGCTTGGTTGTAGCTTCCTGAACATGTGTCCCGCCGCATAAAATAATAGTGTCATCGCGTTGAACGTCATCAAGATCCATGTCGAGCTGGTAGCTAATGCCGGAAGAGCAAGAAATGGTCGTTCCACCTTCGCCCGCCAGAATCCATTCGTAAGTATCCGGCACCATACGGTTTGCAATGCGCAACGCGTCAACCGCGCCGGCAAAGCTCAGCATCGTAAAGTTCTCCATCAAAACGAAGACATAGCGCCGCTTTTTGGTCGGAATGACCGACGTAGTGCTCGAAGTATCAGAGTGAGCCAAACAGCGGACCTCCCAATCCAATTGACACATTTCGGAGGGCGGAAAGCGACTAAGTGCATGTCGCAACCGAAACCCAAGCCTTAGCTGAGTTTTCGACATTGGCAAGCCCTTGAGTGTGAGGTTATACACGAGGCCTAAGATTGATACCGCTATCATATATGGAGCATGAGACCATGGCACAGGCATGGAAGAAGTCGGACTGGCGCAACAAACCACGCGTGCAGATGCCTGACTATCTAGACGCAGACGCCCTCGGGGCAGTCGAGGCGCAACTTGCCAAGTATCCACCGTTGGTCTTTGCTGGCGAAGCGCGCAAGTTGAAAGCCTCTTTGGCCGCGGTTTCGCGCGGCGAGGCGTTCTTGTTGCAAGGCGGCGATTGCGCCGAGAGCTTTGCCGAGTTCTCAGCCGACACGATCCGCGACACGTTCAAAGTGATGCTGCAAATGGCGATGGTCTTGACTTATGGCGCAAAGGTGCCGGTGGTCAAAGTCGGCCGCATGGCAGGGCAATTCGCCAAACCACGTTCGGCCCCGACCGAGGTAAAGGATGGCGTAGAGCTTCCAAGCTACCGCGGCGACATTATCAACGAGCTGGACTTCACGTCTGAAGCCCGCATTCCGAACCCCTCCAAGATGCTGCAAGCCTACACGCAGGCCGCGGCTTCGCTGAACCTGCTGCGCGCGTTCTCGACGGGTGGCTACGCCGATGTGCATCAGGTTCATGCGTGGACCCTTGGTTTCACCGAAGGCGAAAAGGCTGCCAAGTATCGCGAGATGGCGAACAACATTTCTGCGGCCTTGGACTTCATGAAAGCCGCAGGCGTAACGCAGGAGACCGCGCATACACTGCAATCGGTCGACTTCTACGTTTCGCATGAAGCATTGTTGCTTGAGTATGAAGAGGCCTTGTGCCGGATCGACAGCACCTCTGGTCTGCCGGTTGCAGGCTCCGGTCATATGATTTGGATCGGTGACCGCACCCGTCAGCCTGATGGTGCGCATGTCGAATTCGCGCGTGGCGTTCAAAACCCGATCGGTTTGAAGTGCGGCCCGACAACGACGGCTGATGATCTCAAAGTGCTGATGAACAAACTGAACCCAGAGAACGAGGCCGGCCGGCTGACCCTGATCGCACGTTTCGGTGCGGGCAATGTGGGTGAGCATCTACCGCGCCTTATCAAAACCGTGAAGGAAGAAGGGGCCAACGTCGTTTGGACCTGTGATCCAATGCACGGCAACACGATCAAGTCGTCCACGGGCTACAAAACGCGCCCGTTCGAATCCGTGCTGCGTGAAGTTCGTGAGTTCTTTGAAATCCACGCATCGGAAAGCACCATTCCAGGCGGCGTTCATTTCGAGATGACCGGCAAAGATGTGACCGAATGCACCGGCGGTGTCCGTGCAGTCACAGATGAAGACCTGTCGGATAGGTACCACACAGCATGCGATCCACGCCTGAACGCCTCCCAGTCTTTGGAACTGGCCTTCTTGGTGTCTGAAGAGCTGTCAGCACTTCGCGAAGAAAAAAGCCGCGCGGCGGTTTAAAGTCACCACGATCACAACAATTAAGCCGGGCGTAATTGCCCGGCTTATTTCGTTTAGGGGGTGTCCGTCACAACAAGCCGGAGATGTGGCTTGCCCGTCGTGCGCTCCGCGTCGGGCAGGGGGGCTGGCTTGAACGTCTCCTGTTGCTCCGCAAATCCAGCCACGCGCGGGGCAAGTCGATCCAGTTCTTCCGAAGGTGCGATGCTAGAGGTGTGCGTTCCGTTGATTAAACTCGTCACCCGCGTTTCCAAAACACGAAAACGGCGAGGCGCAAGACCGACGACACCTTCAGTTGTCAGGCATCCAATCGCTCGATCCACTTTACCGCCATCACTTTTCAGAGGCAAAACAAGGAGCCTCGCTTTCAGTTGGGCGCCGTTGGTGTCGTCAGAGATCAAGGTGTACTCTTGAATCTCCGGCTGGGTGAAAACCCGCTCTAACGTGGCAGAGAACCGCGCGCGACTTGTTGGAGAGATGAACGAACGCAAAGGCATGCCACGCACCTCCATGCCCATCAGGTCGCACAAGTGCATCCCCGCGAGCCGGAAGCGGACAGCACCGGGCTGCAGGCGTTCCAGAATGAAACCGTATTCCAATGCGCCCGAAATCTCTCGCGGGTCAATCTCGGACCGCAGTGGCACCAAACGCCCGCTTCTCAGGCTTTCCCAATAGCCCCGCATTTCGCTGAGCGCTGAAACATCGCGTTTGGTTTGATGCTGCCACAAGGTAACGACCTCGGCGCTGCGTGAACTTGAATTGTGGTTCTGTGTCATCTTTTTCCCCAAGCGCGGCCCCCCCGAGCCACGGCGCGTCGATTTCTTTTAAGTGTTGGTGTGCCAGAACGCGTTGTGATCGAACTCCGGTTTTGTTACCCCAACAGTGCCAATGCTTACTGTTGTCTTAATATGGCACGGATGTTGCCCTTTGTGGGTTTCTAAAGTGTTAATAGGTTAACTTGCTATGATCCGATCAATGACCGCCTTCGCTTCCGAAACTGGCCATGCTGACCAAATGTCATGGGTGCTGGAGATGCGCGGGGTCAATGCCAAGGGGCTCGATATCCGCTTGCGCCTGCCGGAACGCCTTATGCCACAAGAGCAGGTGATCCGCAGTAAACTCGCCAAAGCTTTCGCGCGTGGCAATATCAGCGCGACCCTGCGGCTAGAGGTCGAAGGCAGTGCGAGCGCCATTCAACTCGATGAGCACATCTTGGAGAGCTACATCTTGTCGGCCATTCGTGTGCGGACTATGGCAAAGAACAAGGGGCTAAAGCTGACCGAGTCCACCGCAACCGATTATCTGGCGCTGCGCGGAGTGATGCGCAACGATGTTGAAAGCACCAAACTACCAGACGCCGAAATATTGCAAAGCTTCGATGCCGCCATCACAGGATTTGCAGCTATGCGGGCGTCCGAGGGGGCGGCGCTGGAGCGCGTGTTGCGCCAGCAACTGGCCGAAATTGCAGGCCTCACGGCTGAGGCCGCTCTGCTCGCGGAAGCGCGCAAAGACCATGTTGCTGCGACTTTGAAAGTTAATCTCGCCCGTGTGATGGACAATACCGACGGGGCTGATCGCGACCGTGTCGCCCAGGAATTGGCGTTGTTGGCTGTGAAGGCTGACGTCTCCGAAGAAATTGATCGTCTGTCGGCACACGTCGCCGCGGCCGAAGCACTGTTGGAAAGTGACGCACCCGTCGGGCGCAAACTCGATTTCCTGATGCAAGAGTTTAACCGGGAGGCGAATACCCTGTGTTCCAAATCCGGCGCGCCCGAGCTGACACGCGTCGGGCTTGACCTCAAAGCGCTGATCGACCAGATGCGTGAACAAGTTCAAAACGTGGAGTAGCCATGACAGCGCGTCGCGGAATTCTGATTATCCTTTCGTCTCCGTCCGGTGCGGGGAAGTCTACCTTGGCGGGGCGGCTGATGAAATGGGATGACACGTTGTCCTTTTCCGTATCCGCCACCACCCGTTCGCCACGAGATGGCGAAAAGGATGGACGAGAGTATTTTTTCCGCTCCCATGATGAGTTCCGGCAGATGGTCGCTGATGGGGAGATGCTTGAGCATGCCGAAGTGTTCGACAACCTGTATGGGTCCCCAAAAGGACCGGTTGAGGCTGCGATCAGCCAAGGGCGCGATGTTATCTTT
Above is a window of Litoreibacter janthinus DNA encoding:
- a CDS encoding PAS domain-containing protein, which encodes MTQNHNSSSRSAEVVTLWQHQTKRDVSALSEMRGYWESLRSGRLVPLRSEIDPREISGALEYGFILERLQPGAVRFRLAGMHLCDLMGMEVRGMPLRSFISPTSRARFSATLERVFTQPEIQEYTLISDDTNGAQLKARLLVLPLKSDGGKVDRAIGCLTTEGVVGLAPRRFRVLETRVTSLINGTHTSSIAPSEELDRLAPRVAGFAEQQETFKPAPLPDAERTTGKPHLRLVVTDTP
- a CDS encoding UDP-3-O-(3-hydroxymyristoyl)glucosamine N-acyltransferase is translated as MTDFTLTQIATALGATLEGDGDLRVTGASEPSTAKPDQLALAMDPKYGDGLSEGRARAAILWQGADWKSLGLKAAIFVPRPRYAMSGLTTLMDPGPDIELGIHPTAIVHPTASIGEGCAIGPFVVVGRDVKIGTCARIASHVSIAEGSALGDNALILQGVRIGARVQIGDNFIAQPGCVIGSDGFSFVTPEKSGVENVRQSLGDQGEAAQQSWTRIHSLGGVRIGNDVEIGANSAIDRGTIRDTSIGNGTKLDNLVHIGHNVQIGDDCLLCGQVGVAGSSRIGNRVVMAGQCGVNDNIFVGDDVIAGGASKIFTNAPAGRVLLGYPAVKMESHIEMQKSLRRLPRFMKSLKQDK
- a CDS encoding class II 3-deoxy-7-phosphoheptulonate synthase, producing MAQAWKKSDWRNKPRVQMPDYLDADALGAVEAQLAKYPPLVFAGEARKLKASLAAVSRGEAFLLQGGDCAESFAEFSADTIRDTFKVMLQMAMVLTYGAKVPVVKVGRMAGQFAKPRSAPTEVKDGVELPSYRGDIINELDFTSEARIPNPSKMLQAYTQAAASLNLLRAFSTGGYADVHQVHAWTLGFTEGEKAAKYREMANNISAALDFMKAAGVTQETAHTLQSVDFYVSHEALLLEYEEALCRIDSTSGLPVAGSGHMIWIGDRTRQPDGAHVEFARGVQNPIGLKCGPTTTADDLKVLMNKLNPENEAGRLTLIARFGAGNVGEHLPRLIKTVKEEGANVVWTCDPMHGNTIKSSTGYKTRPFESVLREVREFFEIHASESTIPGGVHFEMTGKDVTECTGGVRAVTDEDLSDRYHTACDPRLNASQSLELAFLVSEELSALREEKSRAAV
- a CDS encoding beta-ketoacyl-[acyl-carrier-protein] synthase family protein, whose product is MLRVVITGQGTINALGFDVAQTLDAFKAGRCGIEELDIRDIDRLSIRIGGQVKNYDPNAEFNRQQIALYDRYTQFSLLAAREALAQSGLVFTGQLAAEAGVVLGTAGGGMNTQDENYRAVYEEGKNRVHPFVVPKLMNNAAAAHLSMEYNLKGPSFTVATACASSNHAMGLAFQFVRSGMTKAMVTGGSESMLCFGGVKAWEGLRVMSKDACRPFSANRNGMVQGEGAAIFVFEEYEHAKARGADILAEVVGFAMSSDAVDIVMPSKQGAARAISGALKDAKLSPSDVAYINAHGTGTAANDKTECAAVADVFGAHADKLMMSSTKSMHGHVIGGTGAIELLACIMALREGVVAPTINYDEPDPECELDVVPNEARDAKVDVAVSNAFAFGGMNAVLALRKAN
- a CDS encoding YicC/YloC family endoribonuclease, which encodes MTAFASETGHADQMSWVLEMRGVNAKGLDIRLRLPERLMPQEQVIRSKLAKAFARGNISATLRLEVEGSASAIQLDEHILESYILSAIRVRTMAKNKGLKLTESTATDYLALRGVMRNDVESTKLPDAEILQSFDAAITGFAAMRASEGAALERVLRQQLAEIAGLTAEAALLAEARKDHVAATLKVNLARVMDNTDGADRDRVAQELALLAVKADVSEEIDRLSAHVAAAEALLESDAPVGRKLDFLMQEFNREANTLCSKSGAPELTRVGLDLKALIDQMREQVQNVE
- a CDS encoding GlxA family transcriptional regulator translates to MAHSDTSSTTSVIPTKKRRYVFVLMENFTMLSFAGAVDALRIANRMVPDTYEWILAGEGGTTISCSSGISYQLDMDLDDVQRDDTIILCGGTHVQEATTKRLLNWLRREARRGVVIGALCTASYVLARAGLLDGKRATIHWENQDSFIEEFEDVELTKSVFVVDGNRMTTAGGTSSIDLMLKIIASDLGEDVANMVADQQIYSSIRTDQDQQRLSIPTRIGVRHPKLSRVIQMMEVNVEDPISPSLLAKEVGMSTRQLERLFRRYLNRSPKRYYMEIRLQKARNLLMQTDMSVINVALACGFASPSHFSKCYRAHYDTTPYRERGSHATRTLS
- a CDS encoding acyl carrier protein, whose product is MAESVKDQVIAIIAEQAVLEVDDVKLDSTLEDLGIDSLGLVESIFAIEEAFDISVPFNANDPTSSEFDISSVASIIGAVEGLVSEQKG
- a CDS encoding L,D-transpeptidase family protein gives rise to the protein MTRSPTRRLTLKMMAAGAASFVLPNFGAGQANAAVTALKQSIAEAAARDEALSAFYRERNYKPVFVGNGDGRRRGALLKALASSGDHGLPTKAYDADGLKAAMKAARTPSDQGRVEVQAAQRFLDYADHMRSGVLNPRSVDSSLVMDVPRYDRASTIDAFSKSNPAAFLKKMAPRKAEYVRLQKEKMNLEKLLGKGGWGEKIQAKSLKPGQSGGAVVQLRNRMIRMGYMRKSASQTYDAAIQSAVQQFQVNHGLAPDGVAGASTIAQINTDVQERLQQVLVAMERQRWNSRPTEKKHVWVNIPDFHVDIMNNGKSTFRSRVVVGKNTSDRRTPEFSDTMEFMVINPSWYVPRSIVTKEYLPLLKRNKGAAGQLQIIGSNGRPVNRANINFAQYNERNFPYSMKQPPSKGNALGLVKFMFPNKYNIYLHDTPSKSLFGRESRAFSHGCVRVHKPFDFAYALLANQEKDPEGFFQGVLRTKQERRVDLREPLPVHIVYYTAWVDAKGRAHYRDDVYNRDARIFAGLSRAGVSLRSVAS